From a region of the Butyrivibrio sp. AE3004 genome:
- a CDS encoding DUF6591 domain-containing protein, whose product MAFCSNCGKEIPSGSNFCTACGIPAPQQDAIQTDNAMDANAAPVPAYNAQTVSTDVTPEKRMHLIWGIIAMVLGIACIVLHVTWPSVALGIAALVLGIICLSKHSKLYGFAIVAIVLSVVNFLTYVIAYDALEKEMDAAKSVYSENETNVSQSDFDRKEVPAGVNPDLVAFLDEYEDFVDKYCEFMQKYSENPTDLSLLADYASIMQEYSDFAEKVNSYDSKSMSTADANYYIEVTTRCTQKMLTVVGNMGDSGTN is encoded by the coding sequence ATGGCTTTCTGTTCAAATTGTGGTAAGGAGATCCCTTCTGGGAGTAATTTTTGCACAGCATGTGGAATCCCGGCTCCACAGCAGGATGCGATTCAAACGGATAATGCCATGGATGCCAATGCGGCACCAGTTCCGGCATATAATGCGCAGACAGTGAGTACTGATGTTACACCTGAAAAGAGGATGCATCTAATTTGGGGAATCATTGCAATGGTGCTGGGAATAGCATGTATAGTTTTACATGTTACATGGCCGTCAGTAGCATTGGGAATTGCGGCACTTGTGCTCGGAATAATCTGTCTGTCGAAACATTCCAAACTGTATGGATTTGCTATTGTGGCCATTGTTCTTTCTGTTGTAAACTTTTTGACTTATGTTATTGCTTACGATGCGTTGGAAAAAGAGATGGATGCAGCTAAAAGTGTCTACAGCGAGAATGAAACAAACGTATCTCAATCGGATTTCGATAGAAAAGAAGTTCCAGCAGGTGTGAATCCAGATCTTGTGGCATTCTTGGATGAATATGAGGATTTCGTAGATAAGTACTGTGAGTTCATGCAGAAATATTCTGAGAACCCAACCGACTTATCATTGTTAGCGGATTATGCAAGCATAATGCAAGAGTATTCTGATTTTGCGGAAAAGGTTAACTCTTACGATTCGAAATCAATGTCCACGGCTGATGCAAATTACTACATTGAGGTTACAACAAGATGTACACAAAAAATGCTGACTGTGGTTGGTAATATGGGAGATTCTGGAACAAACTAA
- a CDS encoding zinc ribbon domain-containing protein, translating to MADNLGLDYDEIVILKETSVAHGGVMAMYTDELVLTNKKIICISKGMFGGTKKIYHYPLDQIKVFNGMPQVRQGKYSNGTATLDVYMVDGEDQFSFQTKNKKTISTWIYEINKLFGIETVQGGSENGADDDTVLGAFKEVGEEFKDVGREIAEQFGFKLKKKNTVGVNNNGNTSAANGINTGLKCSACGNPITAGAKFCPSCGAAIGLKKPAEVTPQEIICPNCGKKLDPSLRFCTECGTELVASTTTEKSADTTNISVDVPPKGTLAVDQQIELLQKLKSLVDAGVISQEEFEAKKKEIL from the coding sequence ATGGCAGATAATTTGGGCTTGGACTACGACGAGATAGTTATATTAAAGGAAACAAGTGTTGCCCATGGCGGTGTCATGGCAATGTATACAGATGAGCTTGTGTTAACTAATAAGAAAATTATCTGTATAAGTAAGGGAATGTTTGGTGGTACAAAAAAAATATATCATTATCCGCTCGATCAAATAAAAGTGTTCAATGGTATGCCACAAGTACGTCAAGGAAAGTACTCTAATGGCACGGCTACTTTAGATGTGTATATGGTAGACGGAGAAGACCAGTTTAGTTTTCAAACAAAAAACAAAAAAACCATATCTACGTGGATATATGAAATCAATAAACTATTTGGAATAGAAACTGTTCAGGGCGGCTCAGAGAATGGGGCAGATGATGATACTGTATTGGGCGCATTCAAGGAAGTTGGCGAAGAGTTCAAGGATGTTGGAAGAGAAATAGCTGAACAGTTTGGTTTTAAACTCAAAAAGAAAAATACAGTAGGTGTAAATAATAATGGTAATACCTCTGCAGCAAACGGAATAAATACGGGATTAAAGTGTTCTGCCTGTGGAAATCCTATAACAGCAGGGGCAAAGTTTTGTCCTTCATGTGGCGCTGCGATTGGATTAAAAAAGCCAGCTGAAGTTACTCCACAAGAAATAATATGTCCTAATTGCGGAAAAAAGCTAGATCCAAGCTTGAGATTTTGCACAGAGTGTGGAACCGAATTGGTGGCCTCTACTACGACTGAAAAATCTGCAGATACTACCAATATATCAGTTGATGTTCCACCCAAAGGAACTCTTGCAGTTGATCAGCAGATCGAGTTGCTCCAAAAACTAAAATCTTTAGTTGATGCTGGAGTTATATCCCAAGAAGAATTTGAAGCAAAAAAGAAAGAAATTCTTTGA
- a CDS encoding zinc ribbon domain-containing protein has protein sequence MAYCTNCGNYVEDGAKFCGKCGKKMSSSSAPNISSDSAETKASSRITKRETVYEGEIHKCPNCGATLSSFVKSCPECGYELRGAASANSVQEFSKSYASATNNSKKIDLIRTFVIPNTREDILEFAILASSNIDAGSYTRGATVVSGGVSQQEVSEAWMAKFEQAQQKANILLTDDPYLEKINKLYSDKKKELSNAKTMSVGKKVIGGIFGNDFIKIMAPFILLMVLMGVGFPLLLGGGEKKLEKQVKQIEAYIAEENYDAALTTAYAMSDSYSNSWSETRASLINRIQNLQAKKEGLSEANAGKVQFPAQTLTGKQVSDVVSILTAAGFTNVTQEPVQTDLLTGWLDKMIETKGEVEEITVNGSTDYTSGAWLPPDTPIIVRYWK, from the coding sequence ATGGCATATTGCACTAACTGCGGTAATTATGTGGAAGATGGAGCAAAATTTTGCGGCAAGTGTGGAAAAAAGATGTCCAGTAGTTCTGCTCCTAATATATCATCAGATTCTGCTGAAACCAAAGCATCGTCTCGCATTACTAAAAGAGAAACTGTTTACGAGGGTGAAATTCACAAATGCCCAAATTGTGGAGCAACATTATCATCATTTGTTAAGAGTTGTCCTGAGTGCGGATATGAATTGAGAGGGGCTGCAAGTGCAAATTCCGTTCAAGAATTTAGCAAGAGCTATGCAAGTGCAACTAATAACTCAAAAAAAATAGATCTAATCCGGACTTTTGTTATACCTAATACAAGAGAGGATATTCTCGAGTTTGCTATACTTGCTTCATCAAATATTGATGCCGGTTCATATACAAGAGGTGCTACTGTTGTTTCAGGCGGTGTTTCTCAACAAGAGGTCAGCGAAGCATGGATGGCTAAATTTGAGCAAGCGCAGCAAAAGGCAAATATTTTGCTGACTGATGATCCATATCTTGAGAAAATCAATAAGCTTTATTCTGATAAGAAGAAAGAGCTTTCAAATGCTAAAACCATGTCGGTTGGGAAAAAAGTAATTGGTGGCATTTTCGGAAACGATTTTATAAAAATTATGGCTCCCTTCATTTTACTCATGGTGTTAATGGGAGTCGGATTCCCCTTACTCTTGGGCGGTGGCGAAAAGAAACTTGAAAAACAAGTAAAGCAAATTGAAGCCTATATAGCTGAAGAGAATTATGACGCTGCTTTAACTACTGCTTATGCTATGTCGGATAGCTACAGTAATAGTTGGTCAGAAACAAGGGCAAGTTTAATAAACAGGATTCAAAATCTTCAGGCAAAGAAGGAAGGTTTAAGTGAAGCTAATGCTGGAAAAGTGCAATTTCCAGCGCAAACATTAACTGGCAAACAGGTCAGTGATGTAGTATCGATTCTAACTGCAGCAGGTTTTACAAACGTTACACAGGAACCTGTGCAAACTGATTTACTAACTGGTTGGTTAGATAAGATGATTGAAACGAAGGGAGAAGTTGAGGAAATAACAGTAAACGGTTCTACAGATTATACTTCAGGAGCATGGTTGCCACCTGATACGCCAATTATTGTTAGATATTGGAAATGA
- a CDS encoding SPFH domain-containing protein → MGLFSGKNGGFMDQIRCDEPSYLIWKWHPTGSESGNNTRENAIRWGSSLRVREGSVAVFVYSQNDGTLQEYIEGPFDEVIATNNFPVLASIVGLAYQGGTPFQAEIYFINLAQIIQIKFAVPYFDVYDPRFLDYGVPTAVRGTISFKITDYREFVSLHRLETFSVEDFQNQIKDAVIRYVKGVVSNVPEENGIPVVQLERKIEQINEIVEAKIKNRLQEEFGVTVSSVDISAIDVDKESEGYQQLKAVTQDITTAQIQATSEIGIKEMRDSQKLGILERAGKAFVDIKEGAYARHKQTQSANFAAYQTEAQEHVGVAGAEGLGKMGSGGAGNLGGGGFNPAAMMAGMAVGGAIGQNIAGKVSNMMGGAGQQQPQQPTTPPPITGALYNVAVNGQPTGPFDIATLSKMVSSGELVRESLVWTSGMAEWQKAGDVGDLASILGQVPPPIPKINGDGMPPIPTE, encoded by the coding sequence ATGGGACTTTTTAGTGGGAAAAATGGAGGCTTTATGGATCAGATTCGTTGTGATGAGCCTTCATATCTCATTTGGAAATGGCATCCGACAGGTTCAGAATCTGGTAACAACACTAGAGAAAATGCTATACGGTGGGGATCTTCACTACGTGTAAGAGAAGGCTCTGTGGCTGTGTTTGTTTATTCTCAAAATGATGGCACACTTCAAGAATATATTGAAGGGCCTTTTGATGAAGTGATTGCAACTAACAATTTTCCGGTATTGGCAAGTATAGTAGGCTTGGCATATCAAGGCGGTACCCCTTTTCAAGCTGAAATATACTTTATTAATCTTGCTCAGATAATTCAGATTAAATTTGCTGTACCTTATTTTGATGTATATGACCCAAGGTTCCTGGATTATGGAGTTCCTACAGCAGTTAGAGGAACTATCAGTTTTAAAATTACAGACTACAGGGAATTTGTGTCACTTCACAGACTTGAAACCTTTTCGGTTGAGGATTTTCAAAATCAGATAAAGGATGCGGTGATTCGATACGTTAAGGGAGTTGTATCTAATGTTCCTGAGGAAAATGGCATACCTGTTGTCCAGTTAGAGCGTAAAATAGAACAGATAAATGAAATAGTAGAGGCCAAGATAAAGAACCGACTTCAAGAAGAATTTGGCGTTACAGTTTCCAGTGTTGATATATCAGCTATAGATGTAGATAAAGAAAGCGAGGGATATCAGCAACTTAAGGCTGTAACACAAGACATAACCACGGCTCAAATACAGGCTACTTCAGAGATTGGAATTAAAGAAATGCGAGACAGCCAAAAACTTGGCATCCTTGAAAGGGCTGGAAAAGCGTTTGTTGATATTAAGGAAGGCGCTTACGCAAGACATAAACAAACTCAGTCTGCTAATTTTGCTGCTTATCAGACAGAAGCCCAAGAGCATGTTGGAGTAGCTGGTGCTGAGGGTCTCGGAAAAATGGGTTCTGGAGGTGCGGGAAACCTAGGCGGAGGTGGATTTAATCCGGCCGCGATGATGGCTGGAATGGCAGTTGGCGGAGCAATTGGACAGAATATTGCCGGAAAGGTGAGCAATATGATGGGCGGAGCCGGTCAACAGCAACCTCAACAACCGACAACTCCGCCACCGATTACAGGTGCACTTTATAATGTTGCTGTAAATGGTCAGCCCACAGGACCTTTTGATATTGCTACTTTGTCGAAGATGGTTTCTTCTGGAGAACTTGTTAGAGAATCTCTTGTATGGACAAGTGGTATGGCTGAGTGGCAAAAAGCAGGTGATGTAGGAGACCTTGCTAGTATATTGGGGCAAGTTCCACCGCCAATTCCAAAGATAAATGGAGATGGAATGCCACCTATTCCGACTGAATGA